From one Nitrososphaerota archaeon genomic stretch:
- the fen gene encoding flap endonuclease-1, translating into MGVDLRSIVKPVKISLEQLGGRTIAVDAPNALYQFLSIIRGERGEYLMDHEGRVTSHLSGLFYRNVNLLEIGIRPIYVFDGKPPVLKTMEIERRRTVKKEAEKLYSAALARGDYVEARKHAQATVYLKDQMVDDAKRILDAMGIPWIVAVSEGEATAAHLTRIGVASDAASQDFDALLFGATRLVRNVTISGKRKLPGRGVHVNVEPEEIELKRVLDNLGVTREQLVDMGILVGTDFNPDGFTKIGPATALKLIKKHGRLENIDKIRDELKTVNYSQIREIFLKPQVSEPKTPLEWRQPDRNKVMSFLCGERDFSEERVTKALERLDKVEHQRSESLEKWFG; encoded by the coding sequence TTGGGTGTTGATTTACGGAGTATTGTGAAACCGGTTAAGATTTCGCTGGAGCAGCTCGGAGGCCGGACTATTGCTGTTGATGCCCCCAACGCGCTCTACCAGTTCCTCTCGATTATTCGCGGTGAGCGCGGCGAGTACTTGATGGATCATGAGGGGCGGGTGACGAGTCACTTGAGCGGCTTATTCTACCGGAATGTGAATCTGCTTGAGATAGGGATAAGGCCGATCTATGTCTTCGACGGTAAGCCGCCTGTTCTGAAGACGATGGAGATTGAGAGGAGGCGAACCGTGAAGAAGGAGGCTGAGAAGCTTTACAGCGCGGCTCTAGCTCGCGGCGATTATGTGGAGGCCCGTAAGCATGCTCAGGCTACAGTTTACCTGAAGGATCAGATGGTTGACGACGCTAAACGGATACTCGATGCAATGGGTATTCCGTGGATAGTAGCGGTCTCTGAAGGCGAGGCTACTGCAGCTCACTTAACCCGTATCGGTGTAGCGAGTGATGCGGCTAGTCAGGATTTTGATGCGCTTCTCTTCGGCGCTACAAGGCTGGTTAGGAACGTCACGATTTCAGGGAAGCGTAAGCTTCCGGGTAGGGGTGTTCACGTTAACGTGGAGCCTGAGGAGATTGAGTTGAAGCGAGTGTTAGATAATCTCGGTGTGACGAGAGAGCAGCTTGTTGATATGGGGATACTGGTTGGGACTGATTTTAACCCTGACGGCTTCACTAAAATCGGCCCTGCTACAGCATTGAAGCTGATAAAGAAGCACGGCAGGCTTGAGAACATTGATAAGATCAGGGATGAGTTGAAGACCGTTAACTACAGCCAGATACGTGAAATCTTTCTCAAACCTCAGGTGTCTGAGCCGAAGACCCCGCTTGAGTGGCGGCAGCCTGATCGGAACAAGGTGATGTCGTTCCTATGCGGTGAGCGGGACTTCTCTGAGGAGAGGGTCACGAAGGCGTTGGAGCGGCTTGACAAGGTCGAGCATCAACGGTCTGAAAGTCTTGAGAAATGGTTCGGATAG
- the lpdA gene encoding dihydrolipoyl dehydrogenase has protein sequence MPQTDALKADLAVIGGGPAGCSAAIRGAQLGGKVVIIEASKLGGVCLNTGCIPSKVLLNSARLVGQIRQAEKFGIQVGEPVPDIGQIMARKQIIVKKIVEDLTNVLDRNGVTVVSGRAKIISPKRIDVNQVEGHLKINCAATIVATGSRPASLPIDGVDMAVTTEHLVNLENLPQRIIMLGGGPEGVEFSTALNELGVKVTVVEMMETLLPTEDHEVGRYLERILTERGVGVRVGTTALSISEKNRVKTVSTQGPKGRELLKAELVVLAAGRRPNTENLGLETLSVASQNGWITVNEQMATNVKNLYAVGDVAGGGLAHVASEQGAVAAENALGGASTFDVRVIARCLYTRPEIAAVGLTEEEARAQGLDFKIGRMKMGENDRSTILGEESGFAKILVDAVSKRLLGVYLVGACASEIISEAALAMRLNATVDDIASTTHPYPTVSNALRAAARNLTK, from the coding sequence ATGCCTCAAACAGACGCTCTGAAAGCTGATTTGGCAGTTATCGGCGGAGGACCAGCTGGCTGCTCAGCAGCAATCAGAGGCGCGCAGCTAGGCGGTAAAGTAGTCATAATCGAAGCGTCGAAGCTCGGAGGAGTCTGCTTAAACACAGGCTGCATCCCCAGCAAAGTGCTTCTGAACTCAGCGAGACTTGTAGGCCAAATACGTCAAGCCGAAAAATTCGGGATTCAGGTCGGTGAACCAGTTCCTGACATTGGGCAAATTATGGCGAGAAAACAGATCATTGTAAAGAAGATAGTTGAGGATCTAACCAATGTCCTTGACAGAAACGGTGTCACAGTCGTCTCAGGCCGGGCAAAAATCATCTCGCCTAAACGCATCGATGTTAATCAGGTAGAAGGTCATCTCAAAATTAACTGTGCTGCAACTATTGTTGCGACAGGCTCTCGCCCAGCCTCTCTGCCTATAGACGGCGTCGATATGGCTGTCACCACCGAACATCTGGTGAATCTGGAGAATCTGCCGCAGCGAATCATCATGCTAGGAGGAGGACCTGAAGGTGTTGAGTTCTCGACAGCGTTAAACGAGTTAGGGGTCAAGGTGACGGTCGTGGAGATGATGGAGACGCTGCTGCCGACTGAAGACCATGAGGTGGGTCGCTACTTGGAGCGTATTCTAACTGAAAGAGGAGTCGGAGTCCGGGTTGGAACAACTGCGCTCAGCATCTCAGAGAAGAACAGGGTCAAGACGGTTTCAACACAGGGCCCTAAAGGCCGGGAGCTACTGAAAGCGGAATTGGTTGTTCTAGCAGCGGGAAGGCGACCCAACACTGAAAACCTAGGTCTAGAAACCCTATCTGTAGCATCTCAGAACGGCTGGATAACTGTTAACGAGCAGATGGCTACTAACGTGAAGAATCTCTACGCTGTTGGAGACGTGGCCGGAGGCGGCTTAGCTCACGTAGCCTCTGAACAAGGAGCCGTAGCTGCAGAAAACGCGTTGGGGGGTGCATCAACATTTGATGTGCGAGTCATCGCAAGATGCCTCTATACGCGGCCTGAGATTGCTGCTGTCGGCCTGACTGAGGAAGAGGCTCGGGCTCAAGGATTAGATTTTAAGATCGGGCGCATGAAAATGGGTGAAAACGACCGGTCTACAATCCTAGGAGAAGAATCTGGGTTCGCCAAGATACTGGTTGACGCAGTCAGCAAGCGACTTCTAGGTGTCTACTTGGTGGGTGCCTGTGCTTCAGAAATAATCTCTGAGGCTGCGTTAGCAATGCGGCTGAACGCGACCGTTGACGATATTGCTAGCACTACTCACCCGTATCCGACAGTTTCGAACGCCTTAAGAGCGGCTGCACGGAACTTGACCAAGTAA
- a CDS encoding tRNA pseudouridine(13) synthase TruD, whose product MSIGDDEISVPSLDRQIGIESYSTKFKGVGGRIRSSRSDFLVEEVLDSATRSKIVEKPSPVNRYPVYRLMKEGVDTLHALQQVEKRLGWQATYLGLKDADAKTVQYISPKGLRGGDAPLSVEVSAKVALELEGYLDGLLTRRSLSGNRFTIRVVDVQCGADVVEAAGEELKRAVEEMTVPNFFGYQRFGAKRPVNHLVGRELLQGRLEEAVITFLTYPSIGEDAEKLELRQEMRDPARYRSLLEHVDRRMDIERRMMEVLISHPGDWIGALRSVPLTVRRLFINSYQAFLFNRVVSEALKEKGVALTEADEISDVYGIIGSDENPSGIRRGRKNLVEKPGERVLPLIQMVGYAYRAGGGRFDRITQKVLAEEEVTPRMFYIKETPEISMEGGFRTPSLLVDELEVKTEPEKSACLLRFNLAKGAYATVLLRELIKPSDPVSAGF is encoded by the coding sequence ATGAGTATTGGCGATGATGAGATTAGTGTCCCGAGTCTAGATCGGCAGATCGGGATCGAGAGTTACTCCACCAAGTTCAAAGGTGTAGGTGGCAGGATTCGCAGCTCCCGCAGCGATTTCTTGGTGGAGGAGGTTCTTGACAGCGCGACAAGATCCAAGATAGTTGAGAAGCCGAGTCCAGTTAATCGTTACCCTGTTTACCGGTTGATGAAGGAGGGTGTTGACACGCTGCATGCGTTGCAGCAGGTGGAGAAGCGGCTCGGGTGGCAGGCTACTTACCTTGGTTTGAAGGATGCTGATGCCAAGACTGTTCAGTACATTTCTCCTAAGGGGTTGAGAGGTGGTGATGCTCCTTTGAGTGTTGAGGTTTCAGCTAAGGTTGCTTTGGAGCTTGAGGGTTATCTTGATGGGTTGTTGACTAGGCGGAGCTTATCTGGGAACAGGTTCACTATCCGAGTTGTTGATGTTCAATGCGGCGCTGATGTTGTTGAGGCTGCTGGTGAGGAGTTGAAGCGGGCTGTTGAGGAGATGACTGTTCCGAACTTTTTCGGTTACCAGCGGTTCGGGGCTAAGAGGCCTGTTAATCATTTGGTTGGTCGGGAGCTGCTTCAAGGAAGATTAGAGGAGGCGGTGATTACCTTCTTGACGTATCCGTCGATAGGTGAAGATGCGGAGAAGCTTGAGTTGAGGCAGGAGATGCGCGACCCTGCGCGTTACCGGTCTCTTCTAGAGCATGTTGACAGGAGAATGGATATTGAGAGACGAATGATGGAGGTGTTGATCAGTCACCCGGGTGACTGGATCGGGGCGTTGAGATCTGTTCCGCTTACCGTAAGGAGGCTCTTCATCAACTCGTATCAGGCGTTTCTCTTCAACCGCGTGGTGTCGGAGGCGTTGAAGGAGAAGGGGGTTGCTTTGACCGAGGCTGATGAGATCAGCGATGTTTACGGCATAATCGGCTCGGACGAGAATCCATCTGGGATTAGGAGGGGGCGTAAGAATTTGGTTGAGAAGCCGGGTGAAAGGGTTCTGCCGCTGATCCAGATGGTTGGATACGCTTACCGTGCTGGTGGAGGCCGCTTTGACCGCATCACCCAAAAAGTTCTCGCTGAGGAAGAAGTCACTCCAAGAATGTTCTACATCAAGGAGACGCCTGAGATAAGCATGGAGGGAGGCTTCAGAACCCCATCACTCCTCGTAGATGAGCTTGAAGTAAAAACGGAGCCTGAGAAGTCAGCCTGCCTTTTACGGTTCAATCTAGCAAAAGGCGCCTACGCAACAGTTCTACTCCGCGAACTAATCAAACCTTCCGATCCAGTATCAGCAGGCTTCTAA
- a CDS encoding elongation factor 1-beta — protein MKVFPTDAEIKSSDLVESVKSKLPAGMVIKRTSEEPVAFGLVATVMDVQMEEKDGSMDALEEAVRSSDLVSQLDVLGVSRVSASLK, from the coding sequence ATGAAGGTTTTTCCTACCGATGCAGAGATTAAGAGCAGCGACCTCGTTGAATCCGTAAAGTCGAAGCTTCCGGCTGGGATGGTAATCAAGAGAACCTCTGAGGAGCCGGTTGCATTCGGGCTTGTCGCTACTGTCATGGATGTTCAGATGGAGGAGAAGGATGGTTCGATGGATGCTCTTGAAGAGGCAGTCAGATCCTCCGATCTTGTCAGCCAGCTGGATGTTCTCGGCGTAAGCAGAGTCTCCGCTAGTCTGAAGTAA
- a CDS encoding NAD(P)/FAD-dependent oxidoreductase yields the protein MSEESGGHDVFDITIIGAGPTGLFATFYAGMRRMKTKLIETLSQPGGQVAVLYPEKFVYDAPGHLRIKATELVNNLREQAMRFQPTVVYGERITNLELLPDNAIKLTSDNGNTHYTRTVVIAAGIGAFSPERLGIPGEKEFEGHGVYYSIQNEAELRDKTVLIVGGGDTAVDWALHLEHFAKNVTLIHRRDTFRAHESSVTNLLTSTVRVKLFKELKEILGDEHGVKQAVIQDNRTQEKEILNVDAVLIFIGFKAFIENMKAWGLTIENRAILVNHRMETNLKGVYAIGDVAQPNDVAKLNLIVTGWGQAAIAVNYAKNYVDSKASIFPGHSSDISAH from the coding sequence ATGAGCGAAGAAAGCGGTGGGCACGACGTATTCGACATTACGATTATAGGTGCAGGTCCAACAGGGCTCTTCGCAACCTTCTACGCCGGTATGAGGCGCATGAAGACCAAGCTCATAGAGACTCTGTCTCAACCCGGCGGTCAAGTCGCGGTTCTTTACCCTGAGAAGTTCGTCTACGACGCACCTGGACACCTCAGGATCAAGGCTACAGAACTAGTTAACAACTTGAGGGAGCAGGCGATGAGGTTTCAGCCTACCGTAGTATATGGTGAAAGAATCACCAATCTAGAGCTTCTGCCCGATAACGCCATTAAACTGACTTCCGACAACGGCAACACCCATTACACTAGAACGGTCGTCATCGCAGCCGGTATAGGCGCCTTCTCACCTGAGCGACTAGGCATCCCGGGTGAAAAGGAGTTCGAGGGCCACGGAGTCTACTACTCTATTCAAAACGAAGCTGAGTTAAGAGACAAAACCGTGCTTATCGTCGGAGGAGGAGACACAGCGGTCGACTGGGCTCTCCATCTAGAGCACTTCGCAAAAAACGTCACCCTGATTCATAGACGAGACACCTTCAGAGCCCATGAGAGCAGCGTAACAAACCTCCTCACTTCCACAGTCAGAGTTAAGCTGTTCAAGGAGCTAAAGGAGATACTAGGCGACGAACACGGAGTAAAACAGGCTGTAATTCAGGATAACCGAACTCAGGAAAAAGAGATCCTCAACGTAGACGCTGTACTCATATTCATAGGCTTCAAAGCCTTCATCGAAAACATGAAGGCCTGGGGACTAACCATAGAGAACCGTGCAATCCTAGTGAACCACCGAATGGAAACGAACCTAAAAGGCGTCTACGCCATCGGAGACGTAGCTCAACCAAACGACGTAGCGAAGCTAAACCTCATCGTAACCGGCTGGGGACAAGCCGCAATAGCGGTAAACTACGCCAAAAACTACGTTGACAGCAAAGCCAGCATCTTCCCCGGACACTCAAGCGACATCAGCGCACACTAA
- the pth2 gene encoding peptidyl-tRNA hydrolase Pth2, protein MGKGKLAAQAAHAAVSAAERVRRSRSEWYQEWVATGQAKVVVKVDSLKDLLDVKAKCEAESLPTYLVEDRGLTQVPEGTITCLGVGPAPSLKIDKITGSLKLL, encoded by the coding sequence ATGGGCAAAGGAAAACTAGCTGCACAGGCAGCTCACGCAGCGGTTTCAGCTGCTGAAAGAGTTAGGCGAAGCCGCTCAGAATGGTATCAGGAATGGGTCGCAACAGGACAGGCCAAGGTCGTCGTAAAAGTTGACAGCCTCAAAGACCTCCTAGATGTTAAGGCGAAATGCGAAGCTGAAAGCCTACCCACCTACTTGGTTGAAGACCGGGGACTAACCCAGGTACCGGAGGGAACAATCACATGCCTAGGCGTCGGCCCAGCACCGTCGTTAAAAATCGACAAGATAACCGGAAGCTTAAAGCTTCTATAA
- a CDS encoding D-2-hydroxyacid dehydrogenase yields the protein MPKIRVLICDTVSEKGVKMLCDAGFDVTYNPKITAEELQKTIPDYEAVVVRSRTKITSDIISAGKRLKVIGRAGAGLDNVDQKAAEASKIKVYNTPDALTNAVSELVIGLILSLSRGICLGDAGVKRGEWPKGGLLGKEVRGKTLGVVGMGRIGRRVAELAYALGMEVLYYDIIDVPAGVVKQFNLRFRDVDTLLSESDFVSIHVPLTPTTKHFMNREKISKMKKGSYLINASRGAVIDEKALIDALNTGLIQGAALDVFEVEPPGKSELTCHPNVVCTPHIGAQTLEAQEIAATGIAEKIIEHFKR from the coding sequence GTGCCTAAGATTCGAGTCCTTATCTGTGACACCGTCTCCGAAAAAGGCGTAAAGATGCTCTGCGACGCCGGATTCGATGTCACCTATAACCCAAAAATCACAGCCGAAGAGCTGCAAAAAACTATCCCTGACTATGAAGCAGTAGTAGTCAGAAGCAGAACCAAAATCACCAGCGACATCATATCAGCAGGAAAACGACTGAAGGTAATAGGCCGAGCAGGCGCAGGGCTTGACAATGTTGACCAAAAAGCCGCCGAGGCATCAAAAATCAAGGTTTACAACACCCCCGACGCACTTACCAACGCAGTAAGTGAACTTGTTATTGGCCTAATACTAAGCCTGTCCAGAGGAATATGCTTAGGTGACGCCGGCGTAAAAAGAGGCGAATGGCCTAAAGGCGGCCTATTAGGCAAAGAGGTTAGAGGAAAAACTCTCGGAGTAGTAGGCATGGGTCGAATCGGCAGACGCGTAGCTGAGCTCGCCTACGCATTAGGCATGGAGGTTCTATACTACGACATAATCGACGTTCCCGCAGGAGTCGTTAAGCAGTTTAACCTACGCTTCCGAGACGTCGATACTCTGCTCAGCGAATCCGATTTTGTTTCCATACATGTCCCGCTTACACCCACAACCAAACACTTCATGAACCGAGAGAAGATCTCCAAGATGAAGAAAGGCTCCTACCTCATCAACGCCTCCAGAGGCGCAGTAATCGACGAAAAAGCCTTGATCGACGCCCTCAACACCGGACTAATACAAGGAGCAGCACTAGACGTATTCGAAGTTGAGCCACCCGGCAAGAGCGAACTCACCTGCCACCCCAACGTAGTCTGCACACCACACATAGGCGCCCAGACCTTAGAGGCTCAGGAAATAGCTGCAACAGGCATCGCCGAAAAAATCATCGAGCACTTTAAGAGATAA
- a CDS encoding 50S ribosomal protein L15e codes for MYRANNSAWRKLFKERSEQLKTLGITLRQKPTIERLERPSRLDRARRLGYKAKPGFVVVRVKVGRGGMRRLKPDRGRRPKHSGLTRMKADVNVQQTAERRATDKFPNLKALNSYYLFEDGKNAWYEVILIDTHHPSVISDKNVGVLATQ; via the coding sequence ATGTACCGAGCAAACAACAGCGCTTGGCGGAAATTGTTCAAAGAGCGAAGCGAACAGCTCAAAACCTTAGGCATCACCCTAAGACAAAAACCAACCATCGAGAGACTAGAAAGACCCTCACGCCTAGACAGAGCTAGACGCCTAGGCTACAAAGCAAAACCCGGATTCGTAGTCGTCCGCGTCAAAGTAGGCCGCGGCGGCATGCGCAGATTAAAGCCGGACAGAGGACGAAGACCAAAACACTCCGGTCTCACACGAATGAAAGCGGATGTTAACGTACAGCAGACCGCTGAGAGAAGAGCAACCGACAAATTCCCCAACCTAAAGGCACTAAACTCATACTACCTCTTCGAAGACGGCAAAAACGCCTGGTACGAAGTAATACTAATCGACACACACCACCCATCAGTAATCAGCGACAAAAACGTCGGCGTGCTAGCAACCCAGTAA
- a CDS encoding zinc finger domain-containing protein has translation MAQTQQGRHLPVCSSCNRPIMPGEAASKFQCPECGNVLIWRCEKCRKFSREYRCVNCGFEGP, from the coding sequence ATGGCGCAGACGCAACAGGGTCGGCATCTTCCAGTCTGTTCATCCTGTAACAGGCCGATTATGCCGGGTGAAGCGGCTTCAAAGTTCCAGTGCCCCGAGTGTGGGAATGTGTTGATTTGGCGTTGTGAGAAGTGCCGCAAGTTCTCACGAGAGTATCGCTGTGTAAACTGCGGTTTCGAAGGACCATAA
- a CDS encoding CDC48 family AAA ATPase, protein MAREKRITSIQLKVAEAKQRDIGKGRARLDVDTMDKLKITAGDFIELVGKHTTAATAWPADPDDQWLGILRIDGQTRKNASVRVNEFVTVKKTVVKTARSVTLVPVGTKLKIDKDFSDFVKNRLKSAPISEGDDISVVVLGNPIVFNVSRITPKGILKIEDASRVNILSEPLAERKVASTVTYDEIGGLKEEIRRLREIVELPLRHPEIFRRLGVEAPSGILMYGPPGCGKTLMAKALANECEASFYSVNGPEIMNKYYGETEAKLRDIFKEARDNAPSIIFVDEIDAVAPKREDVFGDVEKRVVAQLLALMDGLADRGDIVVIGATNRPEAVDAALRRPGRFDREVEVGVPNLDARLEILQIHTRGMPLDSDIDLKDLAKRLHGYTGADLRALCREAALKALRRHLPNLDVEMESIAPEVLEELIVTADDFHEAAKEIVPTVMREFYIETPTVHWSEVGGLEEVKKKLQDNVIRAIKQPERFIQAGVKPPRGVLLYGPSGCGKTLLARVVASESAVNFITVRGPEVLSKWVGESEKAIREIFRKAKSSAPCIIFFDEIDAIGVSRASESSESGIGERVLSQLLTEIDSAHNIGDIFVIAATNRPDILDASLLRPGRIDLPVYVSPPDEKGRLAVLQVVASKMPLSKDISLQEIARQSIGYTGADLEALCREAAISALNGSTAEGSLSVTRKDFDTAFRNIKPSVTPEMVSWYESVYEKMSNRLPKFGKRDFYG, encoded by the coding sequence ATGGCGCGAGAGAAACGAATCACATCAATACAACTAAAGGTTGCCGAAGCGAAGCAGCGAGATATTGGTAAGGGCAGAGCACGACTCGATGTAGATACGATGGATAAGCTCAAGATCACGGCCGGTGATTTTATTGAGCTCGTCGGAAAACATACTACTGCCGCCACAGCGTGGCCTGCTGATCCTGACGATCAGTGGCTAGGTATCCTGCGCATCGATGGGCAGACTAGGAAGAATGCAAGTGTTAGGGTAAATGAGTTTGTGACTGTCAAGAAGACGGTTGTGAAGACAGCTCGCAGCGTAACCCTTGTCCCTGTGGGAACTAAGCTGAAGATCGATAAGGACTTCTCGGACTTCGTTAAGAACCGTCTGAAGAGCGCCCCGATCTCGGAGGGAGACGACATTTCAGTGGTCGTCCTAGGTAACCCAATTGTGTTCAACGTTTCAAGAATCACCCCGAAAGGCATCTTGAAGATCGAGGACGCATCACGAGTCAATATTCTCTCAGAGCCGCTTGCCGAGCGGAAGGTTGCCTCCACCGTCACTTACGACGAGATAGGCGGCTTGAAAGAAGAGATTCGCAGGCTCCGTGAAATCGTGGAGCTGCCTCTTAGGCACCCTGAGATTTTCAGGAGGCTCGGCGTTGAGGCTCCCAGCGGCATCCTGATGTATGGTCCTCCGGGATGCGGTAAGACGCTTATGGCGAAGGCCTTGGCAAACGAGTGTGAAGCAAGCTTCTACTCGGTGAATGGGCCTGAAATCATGAACAAGTATTACGGTGAGACCGAGGCGAAGCTGCGGGACATCTTCAAGGAGGCTCGTGACAATGCTCCCAGCATCATCTTCGTAGACGAGATTGATGCGGTTGCTCCGAAGCGTGAAGATGTCTTCGGAGATGTGGAGAAACGTGTTGTTGCTCAGCTCCTCGCATTGATGGATGGGCTGGCCGATAGAGGAGACATCGTGGTCATCGGTGCAACCAACAGGCCTGAAGCTGTTGACGCCGCGTTGAGACGTCCAGGCAGATTCGACCGTGAAGTCGAGGTTGGTGTACCTAACCTTGACGCTCGTCTCGAGATCCTTCAGATCCACACAAGAGGTATGCCTCTTGACAGCGACATCGATCTTAAAGATCTGGCGAAGCGGCTACACGGCTACACTGGAGCGGATCTAAGGGCGCTGTGCCGAGAAGCTGCGTTGAAGGCTTTGAGGCGTCATCTGCCGAATCTGGATGTGGAGATGGAGAGCATCGCCCCGGAGGTGTTGGAGGAGCTTATCGTGACCGCGGATGATTTCCATGAGGCTGCGAAGGAGATTGTTCCGACAGTTATGAGAGAGTTCTACATCGAGACACCTACAGTGCATTGGAGCGAAGTCGGGGGACTTGAGGAGGTCAAGAAGAAGCTTCAGGACAACGTGATACGCGCAATCAAGCAGCCTGAGCGGTTCATCCAAGCCGGTGTCAAGCCGCCTCGAGGAGTCCTGCTGTACGGGCCCTCAGGATGCGGTAAGACGCTTCTAGCAAGAGTAGTAGCCTCCGAGAGCGCAGTTAACTTCATTACAGTCAGAGGCCCGGAGGTTCTGTCCAAATGGGTCGGTGAGTCTGAGAAGGCTATCCGCGAAATCTTCAGGAAAGCAAAATCCTCAGCGCCCTGCATCATCTTCTTCGATGAAATAGATGCCATCGGCGTATCAAGAGCCTCTGAAAGCTCAGAATCAGGCATCGGTGAACGGGTTCTCAGCCAGCTTCTAACAGAGATTGACAGCGCTCACAACATCGGAGACATCTTCGTCATAGCTGCTACAAACAGGCCTGACATCCTCGACGCATCACTGCTTCGACCTGGAAGAATAGACCTCCCGGTCTACGTGTCGCCGCCTGACGAGAAGGGTAGGCTCGCTGTACTGCAGGTTGTGGCAAGCAAGATGCCTCTGTCAAAAGACATCTCGCTGCAAGAAATCGCTAGGCAAAGCATCGGATACACAGGAGCAGATCTTGAAGCGCTGTGCCGAGAAGCTGCGATATCAGCGTTGAACGGCTCAACTGCTGAAGGGAGCTTGTCGGTGACTCGGAAGGATTTCGACACCGCCTTCAGAAACATCAAGCCTTCAGTGACACCTGAAATGGTATCGTGGTACGAGTCGGTCTACGAGAAGATGAGTAACCGGCTACCGAAGTTCGGAAAACGGGACTTTTACGGATAA
- a CDS encoding NAD(P)/FAD-dependent oxidoreductase has protein sequence MLDKLCHHRLNRGLNVELKTDFDVIVVGGSVSGLLAARGIAESGCTVKVLEDDLEIGLPERCDGLVSLKGLEAIGMAPTSSIVQNRIKRAVISSPKGESVDIDAERQKVLVLDRSRFDRELAGLAARSGAEIEVGQRVTAHKEADGAVLVETQQASYTSKWMINATGYTALTRNSKSTLPAAKYEVYGDWFDSETIDIYFDQKRSPGYFTWVIPMSGDTAKVGVAGWGGNQFRLLDEFVKKHRGVAYKKIAAQIVVGGPLDRFVSGRVIAVGDAAGQAKPTTGGGIYSGGLGGLLAGRCVAESVKSGDVAEIGRYEEAWRKLFGGEFKTLLRLRRILDRLDNDQIDQMFKAVASSGILEKISLESDFDHHSMAILRSLGLKNVFKIASIVASDLLEGLPRLGRTSE, from the coding sequence TTGCTGGATAAGCTTTGCCACCACCGCCTGAATAGGGGGCTGAATGTTGAATTGAAGACCGATTTTGATGTAATTGTGGTTGGAGGAAGCGTCTCCGGGCTATTGGCTGCTAGGGGGATCGCGGAGTCCGGTTGCACAGTAAAGGTGCTTGAAGATGATTTGGAGATCGGTCTCCCGGAGCGGTGTGACGGGCTTGTAAGCTTGAAGGGGCTTGAGGCTATTGGGATGGCGCCGACTAGTAGCATTGTCCAGAACAGGATTAAACGCGCCGTCATCAGTTCACCCAAAGGAGAGAGTGTTGATATTGACGCTGAGCGGCAGAAGGTTTTGGTGCTGGATCGCAGCAGGTTTGATCGTGAACTCGCAGGTTTAGCGGCTCGCAGCGGCGCTGAGATTGAGGTGGGTCAGAGAGTCACGGCGCATAAGGAGGCTGACGGTGCAGTTCTTGTGGAGACGCAGCAGGCGTCTTACACGTCGAAGTGGATGATTAACGCGACCGGCTATACGGCGCTCACTCGTAACAGTAAAAGCACTCTTCCGGCGGCGAAGTATGAGGTGTACGGCGACTGGTTCGACAGTGAAACCATTGATATCTACTTTGACCAGAAGAGGTCACCCGGCTACTTCACCTGGGTGATTCCGATGAGCGGAGACACTGCGAAGGTCGGGGTGGCCGGTTGGGGTGGCAACCAGTTTCGGCTGCTTGACGAGTTTGTTAAGAAGCACCGTGGAGTTGCTTACAAGAAAATCGCTGCTCAGATTGTTGTAGGTGGGCCACTTGACAGATTCGTCTCGGGCCGGGTGATCGCTGTTGGTGACGCGGCTGGGCAGGCTAAGCCTACGACTGGAGGTGGAATATACAGCGGAGGACTCGGTGGGCTACTGGCTGGGAGATGCGTCGCTGAGAGCGTCAAATCCGGTGATGTTGCAGAAATCGGGAGATACGAGGAGGCTTGGAGGAAGCTCTTTGGCGGAGAGTTCAAGACGCTTCTCAGGCTGAGGCGAATACTGGATCGGCTGGATAATGATCAGATTGACCAGATGTTTAAGGCGGTAGCGTCCTCAGGTATCCTTGAGAAGATTTCGTTGGAGAGCGATTTCGATCATCACTCAATGGCCATTCTGAGATCTTTAGGGTTGAAGAATGTGTTCAAAATAGCGAGCATCGTCGCCAGCGACCTGCTCGAAGGGCTCCCACGGCTAGGCCGAACCAGCGAGTAG